GTTAGAAATTACGGTGGATGGTGACGTGAACGTGGATCAGATGGTACAGAAGTTTTTGGTAAACCCACTCATTGAGGAGTATCTGATAGAATGAAGTTTGGTGTCTGTGTTTTCCCTGGCTCTAACTGTGACTATGACACTTACTACATAATAAGGGACCTTCTTCAAAAGGATGTAGTCTTCTTGCCCTATACTACCAGAAAGATAGAGAACGTGGACTGTGTAGTATTACCAGGAGGTTTTTCCTTTGGAGATTACCTAAGAGCAGGAGCCTTGGCCAGCAAGACACCCCTCGGACAGGCTGTATACGACTTTGCCCAAAAAGGTGGCCTTGTCCTAGGTATATGCAACGGCTTTCAGATCCTGACAGAGCTTCACCTTTTACCAGGAGCTCTACTCAAGAACGAAAACATGCGTTTTGTGTGTAAGGATGTTTTCCTTAGGGTTGAGAACAACGCCATACCCTTTACAAAAAGCATGGAGAAAGGACAGGTCCTCGTAGTCCCCATAGCACATGGAGAGGGAAGGTACTACGTAAGCGAAGAAGAACTCAAAACCCTTGAGGAGAACGGTCAGATAGTCCTGCGATACTGTGACAGAGATGGAAACATATCCAAAGAAGCTAACCCAAACGGCTCAATATCTAACATAGCTGGAGTTTGTAACAAAGAAGGTAACGTCTTTGGCCTTATGCCACATCCAGAGAGGGCAAGCGAGGATATCCTCGGATACCACGACGGTCTACTCTTCTGGTACTCCCTCATAAGTTAAACCACAGCACCCTCAAGGGCAGAAGGACAAGGACATACTCTCTCCTCAGGAAGGTTCTTGACAAAGAGCTTTATCACTTCTTTTATCTCCTCCTCTTTCTGTTTCATCATCTGTATGACCTCATCGCTGGTAAGCTTGTTGGATGATATTCCTGCGGCAGGGTTTGCAACCACACACAGAGCAGAGTAACACATCTCCAACTCTCTCGCCAGAACAACCTCAGGGTACCCTGTCATACCCACCACATCGCCACCCAAAAGCCTTATAGCTCTTATCTCCGCTGGTGTTTCAAACCTTGGACCCTCAGTACACGCGTACACACCAGAACTATGATAAGGAAGCCTCAGCTCTTCAAGAACATCAATAAGAACCTTTCTCATCTGCGGACAGTAAGGTTGACTAAGATCTATGTGAACTACCTTACCAGCCTTAAGGAGCTCCGACGGTCTGTCCTTGCCCTCCACTTTTACAGACATAGCACCCTCATAAAAGGTGCTTACCCTTCCCTTTGTAAACTCTATAAAATCATCCACCACCACGTAATCACCAGGTTTTAGATAATGTGATATGCCACCGACAGCAAAAATACCAAGCACCCTTTTAACTCCTACCTCTTTAAGGGCCCAAAGGTTAGCCCTGTAAGGTACCAAGTGAGGAGGAATGGAGTGACCTTTTCCATGCCTTGAAATAAAGGCAATCTTTCTATCTTCCAGCTCACAGAGAACAACAGTGGAAGAAGGTTTACCAAAAGGTGTAGAAACGTCAACCTCTTCAACCACCTTTAAACCCTCTATGCTGTAAAGCCCGCTACCACCTATTACCCCTAGCATAAGGATATAATATTAAGGCAATTTAGTATAATGATACTTATAATTAGGAAGGTATGATGGATAGTTTCGAGAAATTCAAGGATTTATTGGAGAAGCTTTTTGAGTTTGAAGCCTCAGACCTAGACTTTGGCATTTACAGGATTTTAAACTACAAAAGAGAACAGATAAAAAAGTTTATTGATGAAGATTTAAAAAAGAAGGTTGATGAAGCTTTTTCTAAGTACAAGGATGAAAGGCTTGAGGACATAAATGAAAAACTTAAAGATTTAAAGAAAAAGATTATTCAAGCTTTGGGTGAAAATGCCATTACATCAACAGGAGACATTAAAGAAGAATTTAAGGAAACACCGCTTGGCAGGGAATACCTTCAGTTAAAGCAACGTAAAGAAGATATGGAAACCATAGACCAGATAAAGTCGCAGGTGTTTAACGATCTTTACAACTTCTTTTCAAGGTACTACGAGGATGGTGATTTTATTCCACAGTATAGGTATTCGATAAAGGGACATAAGTACGCTATCCCATACAACGGAGAGGAGATAAAACTCTATTGGGCAAACTATGACCAGTACTACATAAAGACAAGCACGCTTTTCAGGGACTACACCTTTAAAGCCGATGGCTATACTATAATCTTCCGTACAGTCCAGGCTCAGGATGAAATAGGACCAAACAAAGATATAAAAGGAAAGCTTTTTGTCCTTGATAAGGAAAAACCATTGGAGAGATTGGATGATAAAACCTTCATAATCCGCTTTCAGTACAGGGTGTTGACAGAAGAAGAGATAAAAGAGTACGAGGTAGAGAGTGGAAGCATCAGCTCAAAACAGGAAAAGATAAACCAAAGGATTTACGAGGAGATAATAAGTAAAGTGGATGATCCACACTTAAAGAAAGTTTTGGCCAAAGACTACAAGGGCAAGCAGCTTTTATTGTATCAAATTTCTAGATTTACCGCAAAAAACATAAGGGATTTCTTCATTCACAAGAACTTAAAAAGATTTTTGTCGGAGCAACTAGACTACTTTATAAAGTCAGAAGTGCTTTCCATCGAGACGTTAGAAAAAGAAAAGTTTTTAGACAAGCATATAACCAGGGCAAAGGTAGTGCGTGAGATAGGAGAGGCCATAATAGACTTCCTTTCTCAGATAGAGGATTTTCAGAAGAGGTTGTGGGAGAAGAAAAAGTTTGTGATAAAGACTGAGTATGTGATAACCTTAGACAAGATCAAGGAACACGCAGGAGAAGATTTTTTAGAAGAAATCATAGACGAGATTTTGAAAAACAAGGAGCAGCTAGAGGAATGGAAGGAATTGTTTGGCATTGAAGTTAAGGGGAAAGAAGATTTAATTGAGAACAAAACTTTACACGGCAAAGAGTGGAAGAAGCTACCCATAGACACAAGGTACTTCAGTCAGGAGTTTAAGGAGAGGCTGCTGGAGAAGCTAACAGAGGAGAGGGATTTAGATGATATCCTGGATGGCTTGCTTATAAAGAGTGAGAATTGGCAGGCGCTGAATACCATTCTGCCAAAGTTTAAGGAAAAAGTGCAGACGATTTATATTGACCCACCCTTTAACAAAGAGCAAGATGCTGACTACCTTTACAACGTGAAGTATAAAGATTCTACGTGGGCAACGATGCTTGAGAATAGATTAAGATTAGCAAGAGAATTATTGAATGAAAAGGGAAGCATTTTTGTAAGATGTGATTATAACGGAAACTGGATTGTGAGACCTTTGATGGATGAGATTTTTGGAAAGGAGAATTTTAGGAATGAGATAATATTAAGAAAAGGAAATGTTCAAGCTGCATTGCCTTCAAGATTTAATCCAGCTACTGATTTTTTATTTTTTTATTTTAAAAATTTGGAAACAGGTTTGTTCAAACCGATAGTTAAGAAAAAGGATCATGAATTAAAATGGGTAAAAATGTTATCTCCTAAGGATAATCCAATTAAGAATTGG
The DNA window shown above is from Thermocrinis minervae and carries:
- the mtnP gene encoding S-methyl-5'-thioadenosine phosphorylase, with product MLGVIGGSGLYSIEGLKVVEEVDVSTPFGKPSSTVVLCELEDRKIAFISRHGKGHSIPPHLVPYRANLWALKEVGVKRVLGIFAVGGISHYLKPGDYVVVDDFIEFTKGRVSTFYEGAMSVKVEGKDRPSELLKAGKVVHIDLSQPYCPQMRKVLIDVLEELRLPYHSSGVYACTEGPRFETPAEIRAIRLLGGDVVGMTGYPEVVLARELEMCYSALCVVANPAAGISSNKLTSDEVIQMMKQKEEEIKEVIKLFVKNLPEERVCPCPSALEGAVV
- a CDS encoding DNA methyltransferase → MMDSFEKFKDLLEKLFEFEASDLDFGIYRILNYKREQIKKFIDEDLKKKVDEAFSKYKDERLEDINEKLKDLKKKIIQALGENAITSTGDIKEEFKETPLGREYLQLKQRKEDMETIDQIKSQVFNDLYNFFSRYYEDGDFIPQYRYSIKGHKYAIPYNGEEIKLYWANYDQYYIKTSTLFRDYTFKADGYTIIFRTVQAQDEIGPNKDIKGKLFVLDKEKPLERLDDKTFIIRFQYRVLTEEEIKEYEVESGSISSKQEKINQRIYEEIISKVDDPHLKKVLAKDYKGKQLLLYQISRFTAKNIRDFFIHKNLKRFLSEQLDYFIKSEVLSIETLEKEKFLDKHITRAKVVREIGEAIIDFLSQIEDFQKRLWEKKKFVIKTEYVITLDKIKEHAGEDFLEEIIDEILKNKEQLEEWKELFGIEVKGKEDLIENKTLHGKEWKKLPIDTRYFSQEFKERLLEKLTEERDLDDILDGLLIKSENWQALNTILPKFKEKVQTIYIDPPFNKEQDADYLYNVKYKDSTWATMLENRLRLARELLNEKGSIFVRCDYNGNWIVRPLMDEIFGKENFRNEIILRKGNVQAALPSRFNPATDFLFFYFKNLETGLFKPIVKKKDHELKWVKMLSPKDNPIKNWCYVNGIKFVSPSGYHWNQSQENIDRLFNEGKIIAITDEGEILSKLPREEIEKLKIKFQRGMIYKLESEELAVDSNWVDIPSYSNITSKLINNYFPTENSEILLKRVIESTSNEGDLVMDFFLGSGTTTAVAHKLKRKWIGIEAGEHFWTVILPRMKKVLAYDKSGISKEKDVKEKYNEKTAGGFFKYQILEQYEDALDNIELTPKEELQEMFKDEYLLKYFLSFETRESPYLLNIQMLKNPFAYKLKVNLTSVGEPQEMVVDIPETFNYLIGLKVKKVKVRNNDGRKYLFVLGEKDDKNIAVVWREYEDTWTEEDFKKDKEFIIKELEDWEPAVVYVNGQSVLTPRLGKLTVEIKCIEQEFGKLMEETVP
- the purQ gene encoding phosphoribosylformylglycinamidine synthase I; the encoded protein is MKFGVCVFPGSNCDYDTYYIIRDLLQKDVVFLPYTTRKIENVDCVVLPGGFSFGDYLRAGALASKTPLGQAVYDFAQKGGLVLGICNGFQILTELHLLPGALLKNENMRFVCKDVFLRVENNAIPFTKSMEKGQVLVVPIAHGEGRYYVSEEELKTLEENGQIVLRYCDRDGNISKEANPNGSISNIAGVCNKEGNVFGLMPHPERASEDILGYHDGLLFWYSLIS